From a region of the Desulfobacterales bacterium genome:
- a CDS encoding exopolyphosphatase, whose translation MRIVTRPDFDGIVCAVLLCEALDITEPTLWVEPNAVQKGLIEIREHDIIANLPYDKRCALWFDHHFTNQIDSAFSGDFDIAPSAAGIIFKYYQNQFQRDYSELVQAADKIDAANLTLDEVLHPEKYPYVLVSLTVSNEAQPNEPYWNKLVALFREHNIEQVLKNAEVKQNCQGVIHQNDRYLDFLKQHTAINQHVALTDFRSFDNPPFGNRFLVYSLFPETSVNVRIRYEDQKKDRVVINLGHSIFNTGCNVNVGLMLAQFGGGGHRGAGSARVLASQADKIISQIIEQLLANEENES comes from the coding sequence ATGCGTATTGTAACGCGACCGGATTTTGACGGCATCGTATGTGCGGTCCTGCTGTGCGAAGCATTAGATATCACAGAGCCGACCTTATGGGTGGAGCCCAATGCCGTGCAGAAAGGGCTAATCGAAATTCGAGAACACGACATTATTGCCAACCTGCCATATGATAAGCGTTGTGCGCTGTGGTTTGATCATCATTTTACCAATCAGATCGACTCTGCCTTTAGCGGCGACTTTGATATTGCGCCGTCCGCTGCAGGGATCATCTTTAAGTATTACCAGAATCAGTTCCAGAGAGATTACAGTGAACTGGTGCAAGCGGCGGATAAAATCGATGCTGCCAATTTAACTCTGGATGAAGTTCTTCATCCAGAAAAATATCCTTACGTACTTGTGTCTCTGACGGTGTCAAACGAGGCGCAACCCAATGAGCCTTACTGGAATAAGCTGGTCGCTCTTTTTAGAGAGCACAATATCGAACAGGTATTGAAAAATGCTGAGGTCAAGCAAAACTGCCAGGGAGTGATTCACCAGAATGACCGTTATTTGGACTTTCTAAAACAACACACTGCGATAAATCAGCATGTGGCCCTAACTGACTTTCGGTCATTTGACAATCCCCCTTTTGGTAATCGTTTCCTTGTTTATTCCCTGTTTCCTGAGACGTCGGTTAACGTCAGAATTCGCTATGAGGATCAAAAGAAAGACCGGGTTGTTATTAACTTGGGACACAGCATTTTTAATACCGGCTGTAACGTCAACGTCGGTCTGATGCTAGCGCAATTTGGTGGCGGAGGTCACCGGGGCGCAGGCTCGGCTCGAGTTTTGGCGTCACAGGCCGACAAAATCATTTCTCAGATTATTGAGCAGCTGCTGGCGAACGAAGAAAATGAAAGTTAG
- the sixA gene encoding phosphohistidine phosphatase SixA has product MALYLVQHGKSLPKDKDPDQGLSEEGKAETELIAKTAKDKGVSVSQIRHSVKTRARQTADIFAQVLSPELGIQEISGIKPMDDVAQAAANLDSAENTMLVGHLPFMERMTAFLITGSFDKPVIKFQNSGIVCLDKDPDTQSWIILWTLLPAIG; this is encoded by the coding sequence ATGGCTCTTTATCTTGTTCAACATGGGAAAAGCCTGCCAAAGGACAAGGACCCCGATCAAGGCCTCTCTGAAGAAGGCAAAGCCGAAACAGAATTGATCGCTAAAACAGCCAAAGATAAGGGTGTTAGCGTATCCCAGATCAGACACAGCGTCAAAACACGCGCCCGTCAGACAGCAGACATATTTGCGCAGGTCTTAAGCCCCGAACTGGGTATCCAGGAAATCAGCGGTATAAAACCGATGGACGACGTTGCTCAAGCAGCTGCTAATTTGGATTCGGCTGAAAATACGATGCTGGTCGGCCATCTGCCGTTCATGGAACGCATGACCGCGTTTTTGATTACAGGTTCATTTGACAAACCGGTTATTAAATTCCAAAACAGCGGCATCGTGTGTCTTGACAAAGACCCCGATACCCAATCTTGGATTATCCTTTGGACCCTGTTACCCGCCATTGGGTAG
- a CDS encoding enoyl-CoA hydratase/isomerase family protein, producing MNFECILYEKDHGVATIKLNRPEVLNAMNKQLWLDLQAALEDARQDPEVKALIISGEGRAFSTGADLKESKTRSLEDYRDYLVELQEASRKIIRFEKPTIAAINGYALGSGYELALACDIRIAAEEAQIGSPEAMVTSSVTGGAFRLIQNLIGPGKAKELLFTGQYIDGKEAERIGLVNRSVPLKQLESAAREMAEKIVANSAISIKMIKKGLQMALSGISLDALMDFEIEACLTCVSTKERQESLKEFAERKKK from the coding sequence ATGAATTTCGAATGCATCTTATATGAAAAAGATCACGGTGTCGCTACGATTAAATTGAATCGTCCTGAGGTTTTAAACGCCATGAACAAGCAGCTCTGGCTAGATTTGCAGGCGGCCCTGGAAGATGCCCGACAAGATCCCGAGGTAAAAGCATTGATCATTTCCGGTGAGGGTCGGGCCTTTTCGACCGGTGCCGATCTGAAAGAATCCAAAACCAGAAGTTTAGAAGACTATCGTGACTACCTGGTGGAACTTCAAGAGGCCTCACGTAAAATTATTCGTTTTGAAAAACCAACCATCGCTGCAATTAACGGGTATGCGCTGGGCTCCGGCTATGAGTTGGCATTGGCATGTGATATCCGCATCGCAGCTGAGGAAGCCCAAATCGGGTCTCCTGAAGCAATGGTCACCTCATCGGTAACCGGGGGAGCTTTTCGGCTGATACAGAACTTAATCGGTCCAGGAAAAGCCAAAGAGCTACTTTTTACCGGACAGTATATCGACGGCAAAGAAGCCGAACGCATCGGTTTGGTCAACAGGTCCGTACCCCTCAAACAACTTGAATCCGCTGCCCGGGAAATGGCCGAAAAAATTGTGGCCAATTCAGCCATCTCCATTAAGATGATCAAAAAAGGGTTGCAGATGGCCCTGAGCGGGATTAGTCTGGACGCCCTGATGGATTTTGAAATTGAAGCCTGTCTGACCTGTGTTTCCACCAAGGAACGCCAAGAATCACTTAAAGAGTTCGCGGAGCGGAAAAAGAAGTAG